Proteins from one Piscinibacter lacus genomic window:
- a CDS encoding prephenate dehydrogenase, which produces MFQQLGLIGCGLMGASFALALREAGLVRRIVGHSASAATVQKALARGVIDAGAASPAEAAAGSDLLLLAVPVAATEASLAALAPAIEADALLMDVGSTKRDVVAAARRRLGLRLANFVPAHPIAGKEKAGLDHAEAGLYRERALILTPLPENPPARVEAAAALWRALGSRVWQLSPEAHDAHFAAVSHLPHLIAFAAFQAVAAQPEGAAHLALAGPGFRDFTRIAASDPAVWRDILAANRDEVLRQLDFFEAELARHRQALQAGDAAALEALIRPPAAGRSAWTMGGPAALPPAAAGD; this is translated from the coding sequence ATGTTCCAGCAGCTTGGCCTGATCGGTTGCGGCCTGATGGGCGCCTCCTTCGCCCTGGCGCTGCGCGAGGCCGGCCTGGTCCGGCGCATCGTCGGCCACAGCGCATCGGCCGCCACCGTGCAGAAGGCGCTGGCGCGCGGCGTGATCGATGCCGGCGCGGCCAGCCCGGCCGAGGCCGCCGCCGGCAGCGACCTGCTGCTGCTGGCCGTGCCGGTGGCCGCCACCGAAGCCAGCCTGGCCGCCCTGGCCCCCGCGATCGAGGCCGATGCGCTGCTGATGGACGTGGGCTCGACCAAGCGCGACGTGGTCGCCGCGGCGCGCCGCCGCCTCGGCCTGCGCCTGGCCAACTTCGTGCCCGCCCACCCGATCGCGGGCAAGGAGAAGGCCGGCCTCGACCATGCCGAGGCCGGGCTCTACCGCGAGCGCGCCCTCATCCTCACCCCGCTGCCCGAGAACCCGCCGGCCCGGGTGGAGGCCGCCGCCGCGCTGTGGCGCGCGCTCGGCAGCCGCGTGTGGCAGCTCAGCCCCGAGGCCCATGACGCGCATTTCGCGGCCGTCAGCCACCTGCCGCACCTGATCGCCTTCGCCGCCTTCCAGGCCGTGGCCGCCCAGCCCGAGGGCGCCGCCCACCTGGCCCTGGCCGGACCGGGCTTCCGCGACTTCACGCGCATCGCCGCCAGCGACCCGGCCGTGTGGCGCGACATCCTCGCCGCCAACCGCGACGAGGTGCTGCGCCAGCTCGACTTCTTCGAAGCCGAACTCGCCCGCCACCGCCAGGCCCTGCAGGCCGGCGATGCCGCGGCGCTGGAGGCCCTGATCCGCCCCCCCGCCGCCGGCCGCAGCGCCTGGACGATGGGCGGCCCGGCCGCCCTGCCGCCCGCCGCGGCGGGCGACTGA
- the pheA gene encoding prephenate dehydratase, which yields MADTPAPPDPGLLALREKIDAVDRELLALLNRRATLAGEVGEIKKREGSVVFRPEREAQVIDGLKACNPGPLKNDSVAPIWREIMSACRALETPTRVAYLGPAGTFSEQAALGYFGSSIARVDCTSIDEVFRSTTAGAADFGVVPVENSTEGVVARSLDLFLTTPLFIIGETSLFVRHNLLRRDRQLQDIEAVCAHPQALAQCHGWLSNHLPGVERRPVSSNAEGARLAAADPRLAAIASERAASEWGLHITAPAIQDDPNNRTRFVIVTHPDRHPAPRASGHDCTSLVVSVTNRPGAVHDMLVPLKQHGVSMSRFESRPARTADQWAYYFYIDLQGHPDQPAVAQALRDLRAVCDYFKLLGTYPLDVH from the coding sequence ATGGCTGACACCCCTGCCCCGCCCGATCCCGGCCTGCTCGCCCTGCGCGAGAAGATCGATGCGGTCGACCGCGAGCTGCTCGCCCTGCTCAACCGCCGCGCCACCCTGGCCGGCGAGGTGGGCGAGATCAAGAAGCGCGAGGGCTCGGTCGTCTTCCGCCCCGAGCGCGAAGCCCAGGTCATCGACGGCCTGAAGGCCTGCAACCCGGGGCCCCTGAAGAACGACAGCGTCGCGCCGATCTGGCGCGAGATCATGAGCGCTTGCCGCGCGCTGGAGACGCCCACCCGCGTGGCCTACCTCGGCCCGGCCGGCACCTTCAGCGAGCAGGCGGCGCTGGGCTACTTCGGCAGCTCGATCGCGCGGGTCGACTGCACGAGCATCGACGAGGTCTTCCGCAGCACCACCGCCGGCGCAGCCGACTTCGGCGTGGTGCCGGTCGAGAACTCGACCGAGGGCGTGGTCGCCCGCTCGCTCGATCTCTTCTTGACCACGCCGCTGTTCATCATCGGCGAGACCAGCCTCTTCGTGCGCCACAACCTGCTGCGCCGGGACCGGCAGTTGCAGGACATCGAGGCGGTCTGCGCCCACCCGCAGGCCCTGGCGCAGTGCCACGGCTGGCTGTCCAACCACCTGCCGGGCGTGGAACGCCGGCCGGTGTCCAGCAATGCCGAGGGCGCGCGCCTGGCCGCGGCCGACCCGCGCCTGGCCGCCATCGCCAGCGAGCGCGCGGCCAGCGAGTGGGGCCTGCACATCACCGCGCCGGCCATCCAGGACGATCCGAACAACCGCACCCGCTTCGTTATCGTCACCCACCCCGACCGCCACCCGGCGCCGCGCGCCTCGGGCCACGACTGCACCAGCCTGGTCGTGTCGGTGACCAACCGGCCCGGCGCCGTGCACGACATGCTGGTGCCGCTGAAGCAGCACGGCGTGTCGATGTCGCGCTTCGAATCGCGCCCGGCGCGCACGGCCGACCAGTGGGCCTACTACTTCTACATCGACCTCCAGGGCCATCCCGACCAGCCCGCCGTGGCCCAGGCCCTGCGCGACCTGCGCGCGGTCTGCGACTACTTCAAGCTGCTCGGCACCTACCCGCTCGACGTGCACTGA